The following are from one region of the Deltaproteobacteria bacterium genome:
- a CDS encoding DUF1003 domain-containing protein, with amino-acid sequence MSVSSRHHFRFHAPHAHLASVFGDDWFAVRAEAFARFFGTPLFLVAQTVVVAFWIAVNAVGLTRFDVYPFILLNLAFSLQAAYAAPLILLAQTRQADRDKALADADAQHREALAQASLERQEFATQQSAQLLELLDRNTKLTQITQELSQRIERLTDEIHRKVVAAS; translated from the coding sequence ATGAGCGTCTCATCCCGCCACCATTTCCGATTTCACGCACCGCACGCGCATCTCGCCTCGGTGTTCGGCGACGACTGGTTCGCCGTGAGAGCGGAGGCCTTCGCCCGCTTCTTCGGGACGCCGCTATTCCTGGTTGCGCAGACGGTCGTGGTGGCCTTCTGGATCGCCGTCAATGCCGTCGGTCTCACCCGCTTCGACGTCTACCCCTTCATCCTCCTGAACCTCGCCTTCAGCCTGCAGGCCGCCTACGCAGCGCCGCTCATCCTGCTCGCTCAGACCCGGCAGGCCGACCGCGACAAGGCCCTCGCGGACGCGGACGCGCAGCACCGGGAAGCGCTCGCCCAGGCGAGCCTCGAGCGACAGGAGTTCGCGACGCAGCAATCGGCGCAGCTGCTCGAGCTCCTGGACCGGAACACGAAGCTCACGCAGATCACGCAGGAGCTGAGCCAGCGCATCGAGCGGCTCACGGACGAGATTCACCGCAAGGTGGTCGCCGCCAGCTGA
- a CDS encoding methylamine dehydrogenase (amicyanin) light chain: MDERYWIDRFVETAARQLAQRTSRRSFLTRLGSALVGSTLPLLPVARAADDARLPPPDDAALKGEVGDPKSCSYWRHCAIDGFLCACCGGSQSACPPGTEMSPVTWIGTCRHPGDGKDYIISYNDCCGQSLCLRCRCTRTEGEKPVYFTSKNNDLLWCFGTKSRAVNCSVAVVLGVATKS; this comes from the coding sequence ATGGACGAACGATACTGGATCGACCGCTTCGTGGAGACCGCCGCGCGGCAGCTGGCGCAGCGCACGTCGCGTCGGAGCTTCCTCACCCGGCTCGGGTCCGCGCTGGTCGGCTCGACGTTGCCGCTCCTGCCGGTGGCGCGTGCCGCGGACGACGCGCGCCTCCCACCGCCCGACGACGCGGCGCTCAAGGGCGAGGTGGGCGACCCGAAGAGCTGCAGCTACTGGCGTCACTGCGCCATCGACGGCTTCCTCTGCGCGTGCTGCGGCGGCTCGCAGAGCGCGTGCCCGCCCGGGACGGAGATGTCGCCCGTCACCTGGATCGGCACCTGCCGGCACCCCGGCGACGGGAAGGACTACATCATCTCCTACAACGACTGCTGCGGGCAGTCGCTGTGCCTGCGCTGTCGATGCACCCGGACGGAAGGCGAGAAGCCCGTCTACTTCACGTCGAAGAACAACGACCTCCTGTGGTGCTTCGGCACCAAGAGCCGGGCGGTGAACTGCTCGGTGGCGGTGGTGCTCGGGGTCGCGACCAAGTCGTGA
- a CDS encoding NUDIX domain-containing protein: MMPGKRSAGVVVVRPGPAGWRYLLLRAFRNWDFPKGLVEPDEPPLAAALREVREEASLESLELRWGEAFRETEPYAGGKVARYYVALSASGDVRLPVSPELGRPEHHEHRWASYAEARRLLPPRLQPILDWASSVVEGSLAETH; the protein is encoded by the coding sequence GTGATGCCCGGCAAGCGGTCGGCCGGCGTGGTCGTCGTCCGCCCCGGCCCGGCGGGCTGGCGCTACCTCTTGCTGCGCGCCTTCCGCAACTGGGACTTCCCGAAGGGTCTCGTCGAGCCGGACGAGCCGCCGCTCGCCGCGGCGTTGCGAGAGGTGCGCGAGGAGGCATCGCTCGAATCGCTCGAGCTCCGCTGGGGCGAGGCTTTCCGGGAGACCGAGCCGTACGCGGGAGGGAAGGTCGCACGCTACTACGTCGCCCTCAGCGCGTCCGGCGACGTGCGGCTCCCCGTGTCGCCGGAGCTCGGACGGCCCGAGCATCACGAGCACCGGTGGGCCTCGTATGCCGAGGCGCGGCGGCTGCTCCCGCCGCGGCTGCAACCGATCCTCGACTGGGCGAGTTCGGTGGTCGAGGGCTCGCTCGCGGAAACTCACTGA
- a CDS encoding cytochrome c yields MFRTIAVLVAAAAASRAAGADVGGPALDYALNCQGCHRADGAATPGSVPALAGSVGKFLRVPGGREYLARVPGVAQAPLDDAATAAVLNWVLERFGRDDTPADFAPYTAAELGRLRRSPLTDVERVRRELIEAIARSR; encoded by the coding sequence ATGTTTCGGACCATCGCGGTGCTCGTGGCTGCGGCCGCTGCGAGCCGCGCAGCGGGCGCCGACGTGGGCGGCCCGGCGCTCGACTACGCGCTCAACTGCCAGGGGTGCCACCGCGCCGACGGCGCCGCCACGCCGGGCAGCGTCCCGGCGCTCGCCGGCTCCGTCGGGAAGTTCCTGCGCGTGCCAGGCGGGCGGGAGTACCTGGCGCGCGTGCCCGGTGTCGCGCAGGCGCCGCTCGACGACGCCGCAACGGCTGCCGTGCTCAACTGGGTGCTCGAACGCTTCGGCCGTGACGACACGCCGGCGGACTTCGCCCCGTATACGGCGGCCGAGCTCGGCCGGCTGCGCCGGAGCCCGCTCACGGACGTGGAGCGGGTGCGGCGCGAGCTGATCGAGGCGATTGCCCGGTCGAGGTAG
- the typA gene encoding translational GTPase TypA has protein sequence MARRPDVRNVGIIAHVDHGKTTLVDALLRQTGVFRANQAVAERVMDSFALERERGITILAKNTTVTWEGVRINIVDTPGHADFGGEVERTLAMVDGVLLLVDASEGPLPQTRFVLGKALEAGLPPVVCLNKIDRPDARPAAVLDEIYGLFIDLGASEEQLEFPVLYTNARAGTATRELGRESPDLRPLFEAIAGFLPGPPHEPDAPARFQANNLGYDDYVGRLAIGRVVAGALVAGGEYALCRNDGSLAPCKLTHVYAWEGLKRIEVERALAGDIVAVAGIEDIHIGETIADRERPAPLPPIRVDEPTIAMVFGVNTSPWAGRAGSRVTSRNVRERLFQESRRNVSLRVEDTETTDSFRVLGRGELQLAILIETMRREGFELQVSKPAVLLRDRGGVVEEPTELLLVDVPEEYVGVVTQLLGVRRAVMTRMDHLGGGRVRIEYVVPSRGLIGFRSLFLTDTRGSGTLNALFNGYAPWHGPIAGRTNGAMVADRQGVATPYALFHLQERGILFVPAGTAVYEGMVVGEYSRDADLDVNVCREKKLTNMRASGHDEAVRLVPHRTMGLEEGLAWIDEDELVEVTPDAIRLRKRELRQALRPRGPRSARLAAVPAAPPATTPSGS, from the coding sequence GTGGCCCGACGCCCCGACGTGCGCAACGTCGGCATCATCGCGCACGTCGACCACGGCAAGACGACGCTCGTCGATGCGCTGCTCCGGCAGACCGGCGTCTTCCGCGCCAATCAGGCGGTGGCCGAGCGGGTGATGGACTCCTTCGCCCTCGAGCGGGAGCGTGGCATCACGATCCTCGCGAAGAACACGACGGTCACGTGGGAGGGCGTGCGCATCAACATCGTCGATACGCCCGGCCATGCCGACTTCGGCGGCGAGGTGGAGCGCACGCTCGCCATGGTCGACGGCGTGCTCCTCCTGGTCGACGCCTCGGAGGGCCCGCTGCCGCAGACCCGCTTCGTCCTCGGCAAGGCGCTCGAGGCCGGCCTTCCGCCCGTCGTCTGCCTCAACAAGATCGACCGCCCGGACGCCCGGCCGGCGGCGGTCCTCGACGAGATCTACGGCCTGTTCATCGACCTCGGGGCGAGCGAGGAGCAGCTCGAGTTCCCCGTGCTCTATACCAACGCGCGCGCCGGCACGGCGACGCGCGAGCTCGGCCGGGAGAGCCCCGATCTCCGGCCGCTCTTCGAGGCGATCGCGGGCTTCCTGCCCGGCCCGCCCCACGAGCCGGACGCGCCGGCGCGCTTCCAGGCGAACAACCTCGGGTACGACGACTACGTCGGCCGGCTGGCGATCGGGCGGGTCGTGGCCGGCGCGCTCGTTGCCGGCGGCGAGTACGCGCTCTGCCGGAACGACGGCTCACTGGCGCCCTGCAAGCTGACGCACGTCTACGCCTGGGAAGGGCTCAAGCGGATCGAGGTCGAACGGGCGCTCGCCGGCGACATCGTCGCCGTGGCCGGCATCGAGGACATCCACATCGGCGAGACGATCGCCGATCGCGAACGTCCCGCGCCGCTGCCGCCCATCCGGGTCGACGAGCCGACGATCGCCATGGTCTTCGGCGTCAACACGAGCCCGTGGGCGGGACGCGCCGGGAGCCGGGTCACGTCGCGCAACGTGCGCGAGCGCCTGTTCCAGGAGAGCCGCCGCAACGTGAGCCTGCGGGTCGAGGACACCGAGACGACCGACAGCTTCCGCGTGCTCGGCCGCGGCGAGCTGCAGCTCGCCATCCTGATCGAAACGATGCGCCGCGAAGGCTTCGAGCTCCAGGTGTCCAAGCCCGCCGTGCTGCTGCGAGACCGCGGCGGCGTCGTCGAGGAGCCGACGGAGCTGCTCCTCGTCGACGTGCCGGAGGAGTACGTCGGGGTGGTCACCCAGCTCCTGGGCGTCCGGCGCGCGGTGATGACCCGCATGGATCATCTCGGCGGCGGGCGCGTGCGCATCGAATACGTCGTGCCGTCGCGCGGTCTCATCGGCTTTCGCTCGCTCTTCCTGACCGACACCCGAGGTAGCGGCACCCTCAACGCGCTCTTCAACGGCTACGCGCCCTGGCACGGACCGATCGCGGGGCGCACGAACGGGGCGATGGTGGCGGACCGCCAGGGGGTGGCGACGCCCTATGCGCTCTTTCACCTCCAGGAGCGCGGCATCCTCTTCGTCCCCGCCGGGACGGCGGTCTACGAGGGCATGGTCGTCGGCGAGTACTCGCGCGACGCCGACCTCGACGTGAACGTCTGCCGCGAGAAGAAGCTGACCAACATGCGCGCGTCGGGCCACGACGAGGCGGTGCGGCTGGTCCCCCATCGCACCATGGGGCTCGAGGAAGGCCTGGCGTGGATCGACGAGGACGAGCTGGTCGAGGTCACACCCGACGCGATCCGCCTCCGCAAGCGCGAGCTGCGCCAGGCGCTCCGGCCCCGCGGCCCGCGCAGCGCCCGGCTGGCCGCCGTGCCTGCGGCTCCGCCCGCCACGACTCCGAGCGGCTCCTGA
- a CDS encoding AarF/ABC1/UbiB kinase family protein, with amino-acid sequence MADAALVAPRLAFNAARYGLLPAPASAALVLLREGLSELPWKAIGDALVRIAQSSGPLTTKLGQVLATRSDILPEAVCVRLEALYTQQPSMRGRQLATTLKVAFPHGLPFRKFSPRPIAVGSIAQVHRAELKSGPSVIVKLVRPGLQREIDRDLNAAELLCGLVLTLPGLTSKTTRLALSNAVRDLGAALRAEVDLRREAQSLDDFGRRLRGNPRVRVPRVYREWCSARALVMEELVGEPLSAYRARAKTDPDAARRVADLAFKEILKQVFEDGRFHGDPHAGNLLILPDGRLGLIDLGLTGESGRQDRQRIARAVRAFVVGDPEALTRALLDFGVPPLEFSYDEFKADVAKVVRQSESQVVAQMMGRNGDGAGGSNGLETLVNDLFRVAYRHGLYVPPSATLLIKAIVTIEGVARSLNPNLNVVAMAVPIVLKSLRPPWLSWRYWKDRSLARLPGGGFVQS; translated from the coding sequence GTGGCGGACGCGGCGCTGGTAGCTCCACGGCTGGCCTTCAACGCCGCCCGCTACGGTTTGCTGCCGGCCCCGGCGTCGGCCGCCCTCGTCCTGCTCCGGGAAGGGCTGTCCGAGCTTCCCTGGAAGGCGATCGGCGACGCCCTCGTGCGCATCGCCCAGAGCTCCGGTCCTCTGACCACCAAGCTTGGCCAGGTCCTCGCCACCCGCAGCGACATCCTCCCCGAGGCCGTGTGCGTGCGCCTGGAAGCGCTCTACACGCAACAGCCCTCGATGCGGGGGCGGCAGCTCGCGACGACGCTCAAGGTGGCGTTCCCGCACGGGTTGCCGTTTCGGAAGTTCAGCCCGCGGCCGATCGCCGTCGGATCGATCGCCCAGGTCCATCGGGCCGAGCTCAAGAGCGGACCGAGCGTGATCGTCAAGCTGGTGCGCCCGGGGCTCCAGCGCGAGATCGATCGCGACCTGAACGCGGCCGAGCTGCTCTGCGGTCTCGTCCTCACGCTTCCGGGCCTCACCAGCAAGACCACCCGGCTCGCGCTTTCGAACGCGGTCCGGGACCTCGGCGCCGCGCTGCGCGCCGAGGTCGATCTCCGGCGGGAGGCCCAGTCGCTCGACGACTTCGGGCGACGGCTGCGCGGCAATCCCCGCGTCCGCGTGCCGAGAGTGTACCGGGAGTGGTGCTCGGCGCGCGCCCTGGTGATGGAGGAGCTCGTCGGGGAGCCGCTGTCGGCGTACCGTGCCCGCGCCAAGACGGATCCGGACGCGGCCCGGAGGGTCGCGGATCTCGCCTTCAAGGAGATTCTCAAGCAGGTCTTCGAGGACGGCCGCTTCCACGGCGATCCCCACGCCGGGAATCTCCTGATCCTCCCCGACGGGCGCCTTGGCCTGATCGATCTCGGGTTGACCGGGGAGTCCGGGAGGCAGGACCGGCAACGGATCGCGAGGGCGGTGCGTGCCTTCGTAGTGGGCGACCCCGAGGCGTTGACCCGCGCGCTCCTCGATTTCGGCGTGCCTCCGCTCGAATTCAGCTACGACGAGTTCAAGGCCGACGTCGCGAAGGTGGTTCGGCAGAGCGAGAGCCAGGTCGTCGCCCAGATGATGGGTCGAAACGGCGACGGTGCCGGCGGCTCGAACGGGCTCGAGACCCTCGTCAACGACCTGTTCAGGGTGGCATATCGCCATGGTCTCTACGTCCCGCCCTCCGCGACGCTCCTCATCAAGGCGATCGTGACGATCGAGGGCGTGGCGCGGTCGCTCAATCCGAACCTGAACGTGGTGGCCATGGCCGTGCCGATCGTCCTCAAGTCGCTGCGCCCGCCGTGGCTCAGCTGGAGATACTGGAAAGACCGGTCTCTCGCACGGCTGCCTGGCGGCGGCTTCGTGCAGTCCTAA
- the mauD gene encoding methylamine dehydrogenase accessory protein MauD produces the protein MTQALVVSNVVLWAAVVLLACVVVALVRQIGVLYERVAPAGALMVGRGPGVGEAAPVVRVQTLSGAVRDIGAPSPDRRATLLFFLSPTCPVCKALLPALRSAVRREGRWLDLLLASDGTREEHEPFVREQQLDPSTYVLSPALGITYRVEKLPYAVLLDAAGIVRSKGLVNTREHLESLFEARERGVSSIQDFLGRAQQDMGVGPQ, from the coding sequence GTGACGCAGGCGCTCGTCGTGTCGAACGTCGTCCTGTGGGCGGCGGTCGTGCTCCTCGCCTGCGTCGTGGTCGCGCTCGTCCGCCAGATCGGCGTGCTCTACGAGCGCGTGGCGCCGGCCGGCGCCCTCATGGTGGGCAGAGGCCCCGGGGTGGGAGAGGCTGCGCCGGTGGTGCGCGTGCAGACGCTCTCGGGAGCGGTGCGCGACATCGGCGCGCCGAGCCCCGACCGTCGAGCGACGCTCCTCTTCTTCCTCTCGCCCACGTGCCCCGTCTGCAAAGCTCTCCTTCCCGCGCTGCGCTCGGCGGTGCGCCGCGAGGGGCGCTGGCTGGACCTCCTCCTCGCCAGCGACGGGACACGCGAGGAGCACGAGCCGTTCGTGCGCGAGCAGCAGCTCGACCCGTCCACCTACGTCCTCTCCCCCGCGCTCGGGATCACCTATCGGGTCGAGAAGCTGCCCTATGCCGTGCTCCTCGATGCCGCCGGGATCGTCCGCTCGAAGGGGCTCGTGAACACCCGGGAGCACCTCGAGAGCCTGTTCGAGGCCAGGGAGCGCGGCGTGTCGTCGATTCAGGACTTCCTCGGACGCGCGCAGCAGGACATGGGAGTGGGACCACAGTGA
- a CDS encoding methylamine utilization protein MauE, with protein sequence MIDPAVDAALRAAFALLFLVAANHKLRDPGRFRTTLAEYRLLPGPVVPLAAMLVIGVEVVVAIALLAPARRAPGPVAAAAVLAVYGAAIAVNLARGRRHIDCGCAGPAVRRPISGWLVARNAALAAAALAAVAPVRPRPLVWVDALTVMGATATLAALYASVDRLLAHAPALARLRGEA encoded by the coding sequence ATGATCGATCCTGCGGTCGACGCCGCGCTGAGGGCCGCCTTCGCGCTGCTGTTCCTGGTGGCGGCGAACCACAAGCTGCGCGACCCCGGCCGATTCCGGACGACGCTCGCGGAGTACCGCCTCCTGCCCGGCCCCGTCGTGCCGCTCGCCGCGATGCTGGTGATCGGCGTCGAGGTCGTCGTGGCAATTGCGCTCCTCGCGCCGGCGCGGCGCGCGCCCGGCCCCGTCGCCGCGGCCGCGGTCCTGGCCGTCTACGGCGCCGCGATCGCGGTCAATCTCGCGCGCGGCCGGCGACACATCGACTGCGGCTGCGCGGGGCCCGCCGTCCGCCGGCCGATCAGCGGCTGGCTCGTCGCGCGCAACGCGGCCCTGGCCGCGGCGGCGCTGGCCGCGGTCGCGCCGGTACGCCCGCGACCGCTCGTCTGGGTGGACGCGCTCACGGTGATGGGGGCCACGGCGACGCTCGCGGCGCTGTACGCGTCGGTCGATCGCCTGCTCGCGCACGCGCCCGCGCTCGCCCGCCTCCGAGGTGAGGCGTGA
- a CDS encoding antibiotic biosynthesis monooxygenase produces MIVVTNRIPVTRGHEIDFEDRFKRRVHLVDRHPGFIRNEVHRPRPMKFEHERGTWVDDPDAQGYYEVKTWWRTFDDFVAWTKSADFAEAHANRPPREMFSGPNVLEVHEILTSTDLDLDSG; encoded by the coding sequence ATGATCGTCGTGACCAACCGCATCCCCGTCACCCGGGGCCATGAGATCGACTTCGAGGACCGCTTCAAGCGCCGCGTCCATCTCGTGGACCGCCATCCGGGCTTCATCCGCAACGAGGTGCACCGCCCGCGTCCGATGAAGTTCGAGCACGAGCGCGGCACCTGGGTGGATGACCCGGACGCGCAGGGCTACTACGAGGTGAAGACCTGGTGGCGGACCTTCGACGACTTCGTCGCGTGGACGAAGAGCGCCGACTTCGCCGAGGCGCATGCCAACCGCCCGCCGCGGGAGATGTTCAGCGGGCCCAACGTCCTGGAGGTCCACGAGATCCTCACCAGCACGGACCTCGACCTCGACTCGGGGTGA